One window of the Trifolium pratense cultivar HEN17-A07 linkage group LG2, ARS_RC_1.1, whole genome shotgun sequence genome contains the following:
- the LOC123908664 gene encoding protein PAM71, chloroplastic produces MQSHSLSSFPKPFASSFTFLRSNTHFTLATSLLSPCNRNLPPRIQTGNLFRATTGFARAYNHYRAESYELQNSDESVAGNSDCECHLSTPIVSSDDDNDNGSIGLVKFMLLLAFFALRDSYPASAAASDFATGFNSVPVFGDVGDLSTGFASAFLLIFFSELGDKTFFIAALLAARNSAGVVFVGTFGALAAMTVISVALGRTFHYVDELLPFRFGQTDLPIDDIAAVCLLVYFGVSTLLDASSSDSQKSDDEQKEAELAVSEFSGNGAGIVAAASTIVSTFLLVFVAEWGDKSFFSTIALAAASSPLGVIAGSLAGHGVATLIAVLGGSLLGTFLSEKVIAYIGGVLFLVFAAVTVFEIVQ; encoded by the exons ATGCAATCGCATTCACTCTCTTCGTTTCCCAAACCATTCGCATCTTCTTTCACTTTTCTTCGCTCTAACACGCACTTCACTCTCGCCACGTCACTCCTCTCTCCCTGCAACCGCAATCTACCGCCACGTATTCAAACCGGTAATCTTTTTCGGGCCACAACG GGATTCGCTCGTGCTTACAACCATTACCGCGCTGAATCTTATGAACTTCAAAATTCCGATGAATCCGTTGCCGGAAACTCCGATTGCGAATGTCACTTGTCAACACCGATTGTTTCTtctgatgatgataatgataacGGATCCATAGGACTTGTTAAGTTTATGCTGTTACTTGCGTTCTTTGCGCTTCGAGACTCTTATCCAGCTTCTGCTGCTGCTTCTGATTTTGCTACTGGCTTTAATTCGGTTCCTGTATTTGGAGATGTCGGTGACTTAAGCACAGGTTTTGCTTCA GCTTTTCTGCTGATTTTTTTCTCTGAACTGGGAGACAAGACCTTTTTCATCGCA GCACTGTTAGCAGCTAGGAATTCAGCTGGTGTTGTTTTTGTTGGGACATTTGGTGCACTTGC GGCAATGACTGTCATATCTGTTGCTCTTGGACGAACTTTTCATTATGTTGACGAACTCTTGCCGTTCAg GTTTGGACAAACTGATTTACCTATTGATGATATTGCTGCTGTTTGCCTATTG GTATACTTTGGTGTTTCTACCCTGCTGGATGCCTCGTCTAGTGATAGCCAAAAATCAGATGATGAACAGAAGGAG GCAGAGTTAGCAGTTTCTGAATTTTCTGGAAACGGTGCTGGGATAGTAGCTGCTGCTAGCACAATTGTCAGCACTTTTCTCTTGGTTTTTGTTGCTGAGTGGGGCGATAAATCATTTTTCTCCACAATTG cccttgcagcagcttcttcacCCCTGGGAGTCATAGCTGGATCACTGGCCGGTCATGGTGTTGCAACTTTG ATAGCAGTACTTGGTGGTTCGTTACTGGGGACATTTTTGTCGGAGAAG GTTATTGCTTACATCGGAGGTGTTCTCTTTCTCGTCTTTGCTGCAGTAACCGTATTTGAAATTGTACAATAG
- the LOC123907984 gene encoding cation/H(+) antiporter 18-like isoform X2 has protein sequence MTSNTTSGNVCSPPMQSTSNGVFQGDNPLDFALPLAILQICLVLVVTRGLAYLLKPLRQPRVIAEIVGGILLGPSALGRNKSYLHAVFPPKSLTVLDTLANLGLIFFLFLAGIELDPKSLRKTGGRVLAIAIAGISLPFALGIGSSFVLQATIAKGVNTSAFLVYMGVALSITAFPVLARILAELKLLTTGVGRMAMSAAAVNDVAAWVLLALAVALSGNSQSPFVSLWVFLSGCGFVVCSILIALPIFKWMAQQCHEGEPVNELYICATLAAVLAAGFVTDTIGIHAMFGAFVFGILIPKDGPFAGALVEKIEDLVSGLLLPLYFVSSGLKTDVATIQGLQSWGLLVFVTFTACFGKIVGTIVVSLLCKVPFNESLVLGFLMNSKGLVELIVLNIGKDRKVLNDQTFAIMVLMALFTTFMTTPLVLAAYKRKARKSDYKYRTIERKNADSQLRILACFHGSRNIPSMINLIETSRGIRKHDALRVYAMHLKEFCERSSSILMVQKVRENGLPFWNKGRCGDSVHVLVAFEAYQKLSQVYIRPMIAISSIANIHEDICATAERKRAAIIILPFHMQHRLDGSVDIIRNDFRYVNKRVLEHAPCSVGIFVDRGLGGRCHVPASNVSVCIAVLFFGGGDDREALAYAARMAEHPGIRLVVTRFLVEPNIAGEITTVDIGDSSSSNSISEDEEFLAEFKLKTESDDSIIYEEKIVKDAIETVATIRKFNSCNLFLVGIRPTGQLVCALERSECSELGPIGGLLASQDFPTTASVLVMQQYPNRVPTNSGSEMEEHSPYVDTESS, from the exons ATGACTTCCAACACCACTTCTGGAAATGTTTGCTCACCACCGATGCAGTCCACATCTAATGGTGTATTTCAAGGAGATAACCCTCTTGATTTTGCACTTCCCTTGGCTATTTTGCAGATATGCCTTGTTCTTGTAGTCACAAGGGGATTGGCTTATCTTCTAAAACCTTTAAGGCAACCGCGAGTTATTGCAGAGATTGTT GGAGGAATACTACTCGGGCCATCAGCTCTTGGACGGAATAAAAGCTATCTGCATGCAGTTTTCCCACCCAAGAGTCTTACAGTATTAGATACTCTAGCAAACCTTGgccttatattctttctatttttagcCGGCATAGAGTTAGATCCTAAATCTCTGCGAAAAACTGGAGGTCGAGTCCTTGCAATTGCTATTGCCGGAATAAGCTTACCGTTTGCACTAGGAATTGGTTCATCATTTGTACTGCAAGCAACGATTGCTAAAGGTGTAAATACTTCTGCGTTTCTCGTATATATGGGAGTTGCTCTGTCTATAACTGCGTTTCCTGTATTAGCCCGTATTTTGGCCGAGTTAAAACTTCTAACCACTGGTGTCGGCAGAATGGCTATGTCGGCTGCAGCGGTTAATGATGTAGCAGCCTGGGTTCTTCTTGCTCTGGCTGTTGCCTTATCAGGCAATAGCCAATCTCCATTTGTGTCATTGTGGGTTTTCCTAAGTGGGTGTGGTTTTGTCGTTTGTTCAATCCTCATTGCCCTTccaattttcaaatggatgGCACAACAGTGCCATGAAGGTGAGCCAGTCAATGAGTTATACATATGTGCTACATTAGCTGCTGTTCTGGCTGCTGGGTTTGTCACTGATACTATTGGAATTCATGCCATGTTTGGCGCATTCgtttttggaattttgattCCAAAAGATGGACCATTTGCTGGTGCTCTCGTGGAGAAAATAGAGGATCTTGTGTCTGGTCTCTTGCTCCCACTCTATTTTGTGTCTAGTGGATTGAAAACCGACGTAGCCACCATTCAGGGGCTGCAATCATGGGGTCTTCTAGTTTTCGTTACATTTACAGCTTGTTTTGGGAAGATTGTTGGAACTATTGTAGTCTCTCTTTTATGTAAAGTGCCTTTTAATGAGTCTTTAGTGCTTGGATTCTTGATGAACAGTAAAGGCTTGGTCGAACTAATTGTCCTCAACATCGGTAAAGATAGAAAg GTTTTGAATGATCAAACCTTTGCAATCATGGTTCTTATGGCTCTCTTTACTACCTTCATGACCACTCCTCTTGTGCTGGCTGCGTATAAGAGGAAGGCAAGAAAATCTGATTACAAATACAGAACAATCGAAAGGAAAAATGCAGACAGCCAACTGAGGATTCTTGCCTGTTTCCATGGTTCAAGGAATATTCCGTCAATGATAAATTTGATTGAGACTTCAAGAGGAATCAGGAAGCATGACGCACTTCGTGTGTATGCTATGCACCTTAAAGAATTTTGCGAGAGGTCCTCATCAATATTAATGGTACAGAAGGTTAGAGAAAATGGGTTGCCGTTTTGGAATAAAGGTCGCTGTGGAGATTCTGTCCATGTTCTTGTGGCGTTTGAGGCTTACCAGAAACTAAGCCAAGTGTATATCCGGCCAATGATAGCAATCTCCTCAATAGCTAACATTCATGAAGACATATGTGCAACTGCTGAAAGAAAGAGAGCTGCAATCATCATTCTCCCATTTCATATGCAACATAGATTAGATGGTTCAGTAGATATTATAAGAAATGATTTTCGATATGTAAACAAAAGGGTACTTGAGCATGCACCATGCTCAGTTGGAATTTTTGTTGATCGCGGGCTTGGTGGTAGATGTCATGTGCCTGCAAGTAATGTTTCCGTTTGCATTGCTGTTCTTTTCTTTGGTGGTGGTGATGACCGCGAAGCTCTTGCTTATGCAGCTCGTATGGCCGAGCACCCTGGAATACGATTAGTGGTTACTCGCTTCTTAGTGGAGCCTAATATTGCAGGTGAGATTACGACAGTTGACATTGGAGACTCTTCTAGCAGTAATTCAATCTCAGAGGATGAGGAATTCCTTGCGGAATTTAAGCTGAAAACAGAAAGTGATGACTCCATTATCTACGAAGAAAAAATAGTAAAAGATGCTATAGAAACAGTCGCTACTATACGCAAGTTTAATTCCTGCAATCTGTTTCTTGTTGGTATAAGGCCAACCGGTCAATTGGTCTGTGCTCTGGAAAGAAGCGAGTGCTCGGAACTAGGACCTATTGGGGGCTTGTTGGCATCCCAAGATTTCCCCACAACAGCATCAGTTTTGGTGATGCAACAGTATCCCAATCGAGTACCAACAAATTCTGGCTCAGAAATGGAGGAACATTCACCTTATGTAGACACAGAATCTTCTTAA
- the LOC123907984 gene encoding cation/H(+) antiporter 18-like isoform X1: MLCYAYQIKYCINKYYTHPCLAGEIRAVEMTSNTTSGNVCSPPMQSTSNGVFQGDNPLDFALPLAILQICLVLVVTRGLAYLLKPLRQPRVIAEIVGGILLGPSALGRNKSYLHAVFPPKSLTVLDTLANLGLIFFLFLAGIELDPKSLRKTGGRVLAIAIAGISLPFALGIGSSFVLQATIAKGVNTSAFLVYMGVALSITAFPVLARILAELKLLTTGVGRMAMSAAAVNDVAAWVLLALAVALSGNSQSPFVSLWVFLSGCGFVVCSILIALPIFKWMAQQCHEGEPVNELYICATLAAVLAAGFVTDTIGIHAMFGAFVFGILIPKDGPFAGALVEKIEDLVSGLLLPLYFVSSGLKTDVATIQGLQSWGLLVFVTFTACFGKIVGTIVVSLLCKVPFNESLVLGFLMNSKGLVELIVLNIGKDRKVLNDQTFAIMVLMALFTTFMTTPLVLAAYKRKARKSDYKYRTIERKNADSQLRILACFHGSRNIPSMINLIETSRGIRKHDALRVYAMHLKEFCERSSSILMVQKVRENGLPFWNKGRCGDSVHVLVAFEAYQKLSQVYIRPMIAISSIANIHEDICATAERKRAAIIILPFHMQHRLDGSVDIIRNDFRYVNKRVLEHAPCSVGIFVDRGLGGRCHVPASNVSVCIAVLFFGGGDDREALAYAARMAEHPGIRLVVTRFLVEPNIAGEITTVDIGDSSSSNSISEDEEFLAEFKLKTESDDSIIYEEKIVKDAIETVATIRKFNSCNLFLVGIRPTGQLVCALERSECSELGPIGGLLASQDFPTTASVLVMQQYPNRVPTNSGSEMEEHSPYVDTESS; this comes from the exons ATGCTATGCTATGCTTACCAAATCAAGTActgtataaataaatactacacACACCCTTGTCTCGCAG GTGAAATTCGCGCTGTCGAAATGACTTCCAACACCACTTCTGGAAATGTTTGCTCACCACCGATGCAGTCCACATCTAATGGTGTATTTCAAGGAGATAACCCTCTTGATTTTGCACTTCCCTTGGCTATTTTGCAGATATGCCTTGTTCTTGTAGTCACAAGGGGATTGGCTTATCTTCTAAAACCTTTAAGGCAACCGCGAGTTATTGCAGAGATTGTT GGAGGAATACTACTCGGGCCATCAGCTCTTGGACGGAATAAAAGCTATCTGCATGCAGTTTTCCCACCCAAGAGTCTTACAGTATTAGATACTCTAGCAAACCTTGgccttatattctttctatttttagcCGGCATAGAGTTAGATCCTAAATCTCTGCGAAAAACTGGAGGTCGAGTCCTTGCAATTGCTATTGCCGGAATAAGCTTACCGTTTGCACTAGGAATTGGTTCATCATTTGTACTGCAAGCAACGATTGCTAAAGGTGTAAATACTTCTGCGTTTCTCGTATATATGGGAGTTGCTCTGTCTATAACTGCGTTTCCTGTATTAGCCCGTATTTTGGCCGAGTTAAAACTTCTAACCACTGGTGTCGGCAGAATGGCTATGTCGGCTGCAGCGGTTAATGATGTAGCAGCCTGGGTTCTTCTTGCTCTGGCTGTTGCCTTATCAGGCAATAGCCAATCTCCATTTGTGTCATTGTGGGTTTTCCTAAGTGGGTGTGGTTTTGTCGTTTGTTCAATCCTCATTGCCCTTccaattttcaaatggatgGCACAACAGTGCCATGAAGGTGAGCCAGTCAATGAGTTATACATATGTGCTACATTAGCTGCTGTTCTGGCTGCTGGGTTTGTCACTGATACTATTGGAATTCATGCCATGTTTGGCGCATTCgtttttggaattttgattCCAAAAGATGGACCATTTGCTGGTGCTCTCGTGGAGAAAATAGAGGATCTTGTGTCTGGTCTCTTGCTCCCACTCTATTTTGTGTCTAGTGGATTGAAAACCGACGTAGCCACCATTCAGGGGCTGCAATCATGGGGTCTTCTAGTTTTCGTTACATTTACAGCTTGTTTTGGGAAGATTGTTGGAACTATTGTAGTCTCTCTTTTATGTAAAGTGCCTTTTAATGAGTCTTTAGTGCTTGGATTCTTGATGAACAGTAAAGGCTTGGTCGAACTAATTGTCCTCAACATCGGTAAAGATAGAAAg GTTTTGAATGATCAAACCTTTGCAATCATGGTTCTTATGGCTCTCTTTACTACCTTCATGACCACTCCTCTTGTGCTGGCTGCGTATAAGAGGAAGGCAAGAAAATCTGATTACAAATACAGAACAATCGAAAGGAAAAATGCAGACAGCCAACTGAGGATTCTTGCCTGTTTCCATGGTTCAAGGAATATTCCGTCAATGATAAATTTGATTGAGACTTCAAGAGGAATCAGGAAGCATGACGCACTTCGTGTGTATGCTATGCACCTTAAAGAATTTTGCGAGAGGTCCTCATCAATATTAATGGTACAGAAGGTTAGAGAAAATGGGTTGCCGTTTTGGAATAAAGGTCGCTGTGGAGATTCTGTCCATGTTCTTGTGGCGTTTGAGGCTTACCAGAAACTAAGCCAAGTGTATATCCGGCCAATGATAGCAATCTCCTCAATAGCTAACATTCATGAAGACATATGTGCAACTGCTGAAAGAAAGAGAGCTGCAATCATCATTCTCCCATTTCATATGCAACATAGATTAGATGGTTCAGTAGATATTATAAGAAATGATTTTCGATATGTAAACAAAAGGGTACTTGAGCATGCACCATGCTCAGTTGGAATTTTTGTTGATCGCGGGCTTGGTGGTAGATGTCATGTGCCTGCAAGTAATGTTTCCGTTTGCATTGCTGTTCTTTTCTTTGGTGGTGGTGATGACCGCGAAGCTCTTGCTTATGCAGCTCGTATGGCCGAGCACCCTGGAATACGATTAGTGGTTACTCGCTTCTTAGTGGAGCCTAATATTGCAGGTGAGATTACGACAGTTGACATTGGAGACTCTTCTAGCAGTAATTCAATCTCAGAGGATGAGGAATTCCTTGCGGAATTTAAGCTGAAAACAGAAAGTGATGACTCCATTATCTACGAAGAAAAAATAGTAAAAGATGCTATAGAAACAGTCGCTACTATACGCAAGTTTAATTCCTGCAATCTGTTTCTTGTTGGTATAAGGCCAACCGGTCAATTGGTCTGTGCTCTGGAAAGAAGCGAGTGCTCGGAACTAGGACCTATTGGGGGCTTGTTGGCATCCCAAGATTTCCCCACAACAGCATCAGTTTTGGTGATGCAACAGTATCCCAATCGAGTACCAACAAATTCTGGCTCAGAAATGGAGGAACATTCACCTTATGTAGACACAGAATCTTCTTAA
- the LOC123907986 gene encoding cation/H(+) antiporter 18-like: MTSNTTSGNVCPSPMKSTSNGVFQGDHPLDYALPLAILQICLVLVVTRGLAYLLKPLRQPRVIAEIVGGILLGPSALGRNKSYLHAVFPPKSLPVLDTLANLGLIFFLFLAGIELDPKSLRQTGGRVLAIAMVGISLPFALGIGSSFVLKETIAKDVNTSAFLVYMGVALSITAFPVLARILAELKLLTTSVGQMAMSAAAVNDVAAWILLALAVALSGNTQSPLVSLWVFLSGIVFVVFSILIVLPIFKWMAQQCHEGEPVDELYICSTLAAVLAAGFVTDAIGIHAMFGAFVFGILIPKDGPFSGALVEKIEDLVSGLLLPLYFVSSGLKTDVATIQGLQSWGLLVFVTFTACFGKIVGTIVVSLLCKVSFNESVVLGFLMNSKGLVELIVLNIGKDRKVLNDQTFAIMVLMALVTTFMTTPLVMAVYKRKAGIFDYKYKTIERKISDSQLRILVCFHGARNIPSVINLIETSRGIKKRDALCVYSMHLKEFSERSSSILMVQKVRKNGLPFWNKGHRANSDHVIVAFEAYQKLSQVCVRPMVAISSVADIHEDICATAERKRAAIIILPFHKQQRLDGSLDITRNDFRFVNKRVLEHAPCSVGIFVDRGLGGTCHVSASNVSYCVSVLFFGGGDDREALAYGARMAEHPGIKLVVIRFLVDTNILGEITKVDVGESSSGKSISEDEEFLAEFKLKTASDESVIYEEKIVKDAAETVAAIREFNSCNLFLVGLRPTGELACALERSDCLELGPVGDLLASQDFPTTASVLVMQQYHNGAPTNLGPVMEEHSHDVDTESV; encoded by the exons AGATCACCCTCTTGATTATGCACTTCCCTTGGCTATTTTACAGATATGCCTTGTTCTTGTAGTCACAAGGGGATTGGCTTATCTTCTAAAACCTTTAAGGCAACCGCGAGTTATTGCAGAGATTGTT GGAGGAATACTACTTGGGCCATCAGCACTTGGACGGAATAAAAGCTATCTACATGCAGTTTTCCCACCCAAGAGTCTTCCAGTATTAGATACTCTAGCAAACCTTGgccttatattctttctatttttagcAGGCATAGAGTTAGATCCCAAATCTCTTCGGCAAACTGGAGGACGAGTCCTTGCAATTGCTATGGTCGGAATAAGCTTACCCTTTGCACTAGGGATTGGTTCATCATTTGTTCTGAAAGAAACAATTGCCAAAGATGTAAATACTTCTGCATTTCTCGTATACATGGGAGTTGCTCTGTCTATAACTGCATTTCCTGTATTAGCCCGTATTTTGGCTGAGTTAAAACTTCTAACCACCAGTGTCGGACAAATGGCCATGTCGGCTGCAGCAGTTAATGATGTAGCTGCCTGGATTCTTCTTGCTCTGGCTGTTGCCTTATCAGGAAATACCCAATCTCCATTAGTGTCATTGTGGGTCTTTTTAAGTGGGATTGTTTTTGTCGTTTTTTCAATCCTCATTGTCCTTccaattttcaaatggatgGCTCAACAATGCCATGAAGGTGAGCCAGTCGATGAGTTGTACATATGTTCTACATTAGCTGCTGTTCTGGCTGCTGGGTTTGTCACAGATGCTATTGGAATTCATGCCATGTTTGGCGCGTTTGTTTTTGGAATTCTGATTCCGAAAGATGGACCATTTTCCGGCGCTCTTGTGGAGAAAATTGAGGATCTTGTGTCTGGTTTATTGCTACCACTCTATTTTGTGTCAAGTGGATTGAAGACTGATGTAGCCACCATTCAGGGGCTGCAGTCATGGGGTCTTCTAGTTTTCGTTACATTTACTGCTTGTTTTGGGAAGATTGTTGGGACTATTGTAGTGTCTCTTTTATGTAAAGTGTCTTTTAATGAGTCTGTAGTGCTTGGATTCTTGATGAATAGTAAAGGCTTGGTTGAATTAATTGTCCTCAACATCGGTAAAGATAGAAAg GTTTTGAATGATCAAACCTTTGCCATTATGGTTCTCATGGCTCTCGTTACTACTTTCATGACCACTCCTCTTGTGATGGCTGTGTACAAGAGGAAAGCAGGAATATTTGATTACAAATACAAAACAATCGAAAGGAAAATTTCAGACAGCCAATTGAGGATTCTTGTTTGTTTCCACGGTGCAAGGAATATTCCATCGGTGATAAATTTGATTGAGACTTCAAGAGGAATAAAGAAGCGTGATGCACTTTGTGTGTATTCAATGCACCTTAAAGAATTTTCCGAGAGGTCCTCGTCAATACTAATGGTACAAAAGGTAAGAAAAAACGGATTGCCGTTTTGGAATAAAGGTCACCGTGCAAATTCTGACCATGTTATTGTGGCATTTGAGGCTTACCAAAAACTAAGCCAAGTTTGTGTCCGTCCAATGGTAGCAATCTCCTCAGTAGCTGACATTCATGAAGACATATGTGCAACCGCTGAAAGAAAGAGAGCCGCAATCATCATTCTCCCATTTCATAAGCAACAAAGATTAGACGGTTCACTTGACATTACAAGAAATGATTTTCGATTTGTTAACAAAAGGGTACTCGAGCATGCACCGTGCTCGGTTGGAATTTTTGTTGATCGCGGGCTTGGTGGTACATGTCATGTGTCTGCAAGTAATGTTTCTTATTGTGTTTCTGTGCTTTTCTTTGGCGGTGGTGATGACCGTGAAGCTCTTGCTTATGGAGCTCGTATGGCTGAGCACCCTGGCATAAAATTAGTGGTTATTCGTTTCTTAGTGGACACTAATATTTTAGGGGAGATTACCAAAGTTGACGTTGGAGAATCATCTAGCGGTAAATCAATCTCAGAGGATGAGGAATTCCTTGCGGAATTTAAGCTGAAAACGGCCAGTGATGAATCCGTTATCTATGAAGAGAAAATTGTAAAAGATGCTGCAGAAACAGTTGCTGCTATCCGTGAGTTTAATTCTTGCAATCTGTTTCTTGTGGGTCTAAGGCCAACCGGTGAATTAGCCTGTGCTCTGGAAAGAAGCGACTGCCTGGAACTAGGACCTGTTGGTGATTTGTTGGCATCCCAAGATTTCCCCACAACAGCATCAGTTTTGGTGATGCAACAGTATCACAATGGGGCGCCGACGAATTTAGGCCCAGTAATGGAGGAACATTCACACGATGTAGACACAGAATCTGTCTAA